From Candidatus Nanohalococcus occultus:
TGTCAGTTTCTGTATCTTTTCAAGCGGTATCGAACCCTCTGAACGGTTCAGAAAGCCGCGTTCGTACTCAAGTGAATCATCAGATCTCCAGAGCTTGAAACCATAGTACTTTAACAGCACGCTGGTAAAACTGGCCGCCCAGACACCTGCTAATCCCAGAACTAGGATAATAGATAATCCAAGTAAGACGCTGAGACCTGACTGCTCGACAGCTGTAAGCACCAGACCTCCGCCGACCCCTAGAAGACCCATTAGGCCGAATATTAGACCGGGCTTGACCGAGGTAACCCCGAGTACGCCCAGTTCCCTGTCACTTATCTCGTAGATCAGCTCTCTGTCCTCATCAGCTTCCTCAGTGTCTTCCACACCTTTTTTCAGATTTCTTATCTTTCTCTGGAACTGTCTGGCTTGTTCGTCTCCGATGAATTTGAGCGATGCCTCTGTATGGCCGCCTCCAGCAGTCTCAAGGCTTACCTTCGCGATACCGAGAACTCTCTGTACAACATTCTTTTTGATATCAACGTTCTGAATTCTGCTGAGAGGTATTTCCCTACTCTTCTTCTGGAAAACCCCGTGCCGAATATTGATGTTTTCCTCCCGAATATAGAAACTGTAGTTTCTCCACACCAAGTACTCCCATACAAGCGTTACCGTAGTCAAAACCGCCAGCACCGCGGCCACGATCGCTGCGGCTGAAAAATTCAAACTTGTTATACTGGCTCCGCCGGTGAAAACGAGGAATACTGCTATAGTGCCTACATCCTGTAGGGCATTGTATACAATGGATTTTCTATCCAGCTTCATACAGCATCTCGGTCTTCG
This genomic window contains:
- a CDS encoding PH domain-containing protein; the protein is MKLDRKSIVYNALQDVGTIAVFLVFTGGASITSLNFSAAAIVAAVLAVLTTVTLVWEYLVWRNYSFYIREENINIRHGVFQKKSREIPLSRIQNVDIKKNVVQRVLGIAKVSLETAGGGHTEASLKFIGDEQARQFQRKIRNLKKGVEDTEEADEDRELIYEISDRELGVLGVTSVKPGLIFGLMGLLGVGGGLVLTAVEQSGLSVLLGLSIILVLGLAGVWAASFTSVLLKYYGFKLWRSDDSLEYERGFLNRSEGSIPLEKIQKLTVEENPLKRLFGYSTLKIETAGYSAQNSMEGGPESAIPLTKRNRAIRLANKIEPFGEINTVSIPGKARRRYFGRYMILNAAVTAGTLTYAYFTGSYLIAGAVFTALTVLSITAAHLKWKNKGYQVGEDKIVTMNGFWKRETMIVPYYRIQNLIETQTVFQRRWNLSSLVLDIAGTNLFQKDAKITDLDTEQLRQVKEQCYRKLQDSL